AAAACCGAGGAGGATTTTATGACTAAGGAAATCAGATTACAAGTTCAAAAAAATCACGAGAAAAAGTACAAGAAGGGCTACCCTCTTTTATCAAAAGAAGCATTAATAAACCCGGAATCCATTTATAAGGAAGGCTCTCTGTTTCAGTTGCTGGACAGCGAAGGAAACTTTATCGGCCGAGGCTACTACGGATTACAGAACAAGGGGATGGGATGGGTTCTCACCCATAAGGAAAAGGACGCCATTGACCATCTGTTTTTTCAACGGAAAATTGCCGCTGCAATTAATAAGCGAAGCCCCTTTTATCACAGGGAAGACACCACTGCCTTTCGCATATTTAACGGGGAAGGAGACGGCATCGGTGGACTGACCATCGACAGCTACGGAGAGTACTATCTGATTAACTGGTACAGCCTTGGAATTTACCGGTTTCGAGAAGAGATTCTCTCCGCATTAAACTTGTTAATTCAACCCCAGGGGGTTTATGAGAAAAAACGATTTGATCAACAAGGACAGTATGTAGAGGATGAAGATTTCGCCTCGGGAACCCCGGCAGACTTCCCCCTTCGGGTAAAGGAAAACGGAGTGAATATTGAAGTCAATTTAAATGACGGCGCCATGACGGGGGTGTTTTTAGATCAGCGGGAGGTTCGAAAAAAGTTGCGGGATCAGTATGCTAAGGGAAAAACCCTATTGAACACCTTTTCCTACACCGGGGTATTCTCCGTATTCGGAGCTTTAGGAGGTGCTAAGCACACCACCAGCGTAGACCTTGCCAAGCGAAGCTTAGAACTGACCCGGGCCCAGTTCCTGGCCAACGGCATCGATCCTGAAACCCAGGAGATCCGGGTGGAGGATGTTTTTAATTTCTTTGACTACGGCCTAAAGCAGGGACTGAAGTATGACCTTGTGGTGTTGGATCCCCCCAGTTTTGCCCGGTCAAAAAAACATACCTTCAGCGCAAAAAAAGACTATACCGGCCTACTGAAAAGCGCCATTGACCTGACCGAGGATCAGGGAGTCATTCTTGCCTCCACCAACTGCGCCACCTTTGATATGAAAACCTTTAAAGGCTTTGTATCCAAGGCTTTTAAAGAGAAACAACTTACCTTTAAGATTCTGGAAGAGCATACTCTTCCCAAGGACTTTCCCACCCACCCTTCCTTTCCTGAAGGGGATTATCTAAAAGTCCTTTTTATAAAAAAAGAGACAAACCCTTAGGGCTTGTCTCTTTTTTCCTTGATGATCCCCGTAAAATAACGATGGGTGTAGTCATTAGCGCTTTTTTCCAAACTTGCAATTACACCATTATATCGGTTCACAAAGTTTTTATTGTTCCATCCCAGCTGCACCTGAATTTCCTCGGGGCTTGCACCGAGTTTCAAGGCATACATGGCATTGGCATGGCGAAGATCCTTCGCCGTATACAGGGGAATTTTCGCCTTTTCACAGGCGCTCACCAACACCGGCCGAAGCCAACTCTCGGACACCGGCTTGATGATATCCGGGTACCTTCGGTAATCCTCCCGGTCATTTCGGGAGATGAAGATGTAATAATCCTCTTTCCAATAATGTTCCTGCACCCTGAGTACTTCTTTTCGATATTGATCCAAAACCTCCCACACTTCCGGATAGATCTTTACATAGCGGTCATAGGTGCCTTTTCTTACCCGCAGACCTAAGTTGTTATCCCTGTCCAACAAAAAATCGCTCCATTTTGTATAAAGGGCCTCTTTCAGTCGAATCCCCGTAGTACAGATGAGCAGCACCATGCCGTAGTCCCGAAGGGAAAATTCTTCCCCTAGTACCTTTAACAGTTCTTCCAGTTCCTGAAAACTTGGTACCCTCTCTTTTTTCACCTGCTTTGAGGCCTTGGGCTTTTCCACCTTGAAAAAGGGATTGCTTCTGATTTTTTCAGCCTTGTACAGTTCATGGTAAAAGGTTCCCAATTGATGATATATTCGCTGCACCGTTGTGGCCGCTTTCTTTTTCTTAAGCTCGGTTAAATACTTTTCAATGTCCTGTTTATCCACCGCCAGTAGGTTTTTATCCGTAAACTTCTGGAAAGTCACGATTTCCCGTCTATAGTCTTTTCTCGCTCTACCCTGGTATCTATTTACAAAGCCTTCAATCAAGCTATCATTATCCACCGCAGCAGCCCTCCTTGACTATTGTACTAAGGGATATCCTTCCGCTTCCCAACCTCTGTCCATTCCATCCAGTAAGGAATAGGCATCGTAACCCATGGCCTTAAGAATCCCGACAACTTGTCCGGAGCTCTGACCGGTATAACAGACCACTACAATTCTCTTTTCTTCGGGAAGCTCCTCTAAGGATTCTCCCACATCGTACCACCAAATATGATCGGATCCTTCTATATGTCCCTGCAAAAAATCCTCTTCCCGGCGAATATCCAGAATGTAATACCCCTGATGATCATTCTCTACAATCCCCCAAAGCTCTTCCGGGGAGATCAGGTTGTCATTGGCGGGTAACTCCTCAAAGTAGTTCTCAATATTCGGCTGATCCCGATCTATTACATACTCTTCAGAAGAACTCTCCTGAATCGGTTTCGCCACTCAGTCACCATTATTCACTTGCTCATTATTACAGGCATTGAGCCCTAAACTTAAGACAAAAAACAACAGTGCCGCAAATAAGTATTTTTTCATTTGAGTTTTCCCTCCTCATAAGTATCAGATCTTGATCCCCTGACCCTGATATTTATCCGTTACCTTCGGATGTTTATTCATTTCCTTTTATCATTATAGCCTATTTCAGTGCTATTTACCAGTTCTTACAAAAATCTTCGATAATTCTTCTTAATATCTTTGATGCTTTTTCCCATGATTGGGTAAATATTTAGTGTCTTTATATATGCTCAATAATTATTATTTTATAATCAGAAAGAGGAGGCTTATTATGCAAAGCGAAATTATCGGTACGGTAATGCCCATGGTAGAAATTGAGTTGGATCAAGGGGAACTGATCTACGCACAAACCGGGGCCATGCAGTGGATGACGGAAAACATTGACATGCAAACCAATATGCGGGGCGGGGTCTTCGGCGCTATAAAAAGAGGGGTTTCCGGGGAAAATTTATTCCTTGCCCACTTCTCCGCAGAAAAAAGCGGCGCCCGAGTTGCCTTCGGTCATTCTTTTCCGGGAAAAATTATTGAAATCGATGTGGGCAAAAAGACTATGATCTGTCAGAAAAGA
The window above is part of the Isachenkonia alkalipeptolytica genome. Proteins encoded here:
- a CDS encoding class I SAM-dependent rRNA methyltransferase gives rise to the protein MTKEIRLQVQKNHEKKYKKGYPLLSKEALINPESIYKEGSLFQLLDSEGNFIGRGYYGLQNKGMGWVLTHKEKDAIDHLFFQRKIAAAINKRSPFYHREDTTAFRIFNGEGDGIGGLTIDSYGEYYLINWYSLGIYRFREEILSALNLLIQPQGVYEKKRFDQQGQYVEDEDFASGTPADFPLRVKENGVNIEVNLNDGAMTGVFLDQREVRKKLRDQYAKGKTLLNTFSYTGVFSVFGALGGAKHTTSVDLAKRSLELTRAQFLANGIDPETQEIRVEDVFNFFDYGLKQGLKYDLVVLDPPSFARSKKHTFSAKKDYTGLLKSAIDLTEDQGVILASTNCATFDMKTFKGFVSKAFKEKQLTFKILEEHTLPKDFPTHPSFPEGDYLKVLFIKKETNP
- a CDS encoding tyrosine-type recombinase/integrase, with product MDNDSLIEGFVNRYQGRARKDYRREIVTFQKFTDKNLLAVDKQDIEKYLTELKKKKAATTVQRIYHQLGTFYHELYKAEKIRSNPFFKVEKPKASKQVKKERVPSFQELEELLKVLGEEFSLRDYGMVLLICTTGIRLKEALYTKWSDFLLDRDNNLGLRVRKGTYDRYVKIYPEVWEVLDQYRKEVLRVQEHYWKEDYYIFISRNDREDYRRYPDIIKPVSESWLRPVLVSACEKAKIPLYTAKDLRHANAMYALKLGASPEEIQVQLGWNNKNFVNRYNGVIASLEKSANDYTHRYFTGIIKEKRDKP
- a CDS encoding rhodanese-like domain-containing protein, encoding MAKPIQESSSEEYVIDRDQPNIENYFEELPANDNLISPEELWGIVENDHQGYYILDIRREEDFLQGHIEGSDHIWWYDVGESLEELPEEKRIVVVCYTGQSSGQVVGILKAMGYDAYSLLDGMDRGWEAEGYPLVQ